The Marinobacter qingdaonensis genome includes a region encoding these proteins:
- the moaC gene encoding cyclic pyranopterin monophosphate synthase MoaC: MSKLTHLDDKGEARMVDVTDKAVTEREARAEASIRMAPETLNMIIEGEHPKGDVLAVARIAGIMAAKKTHELIPLCHALNLTSVKVELNPGADGASVHILTRCKLSGQTGVEMEALTAASVAALTLYDMCKAVDRGMEIGSVRLLEKKGGRSGHWVAPGSNA; this comes from the coding sequence GTGAGTAAATTGACACACCTGGACGACAAGGGCGAAGCCCGCATGGTCGATGTCACCGACAAGGCCGTGACCGAGCGTGAAGCCCGGGCCGAGGCCTCGATCCGCATGGCGCCGGAAACCCTGAACATGATCATCGAGGGCGAGCATCCCAAGGGCGACGTCCTCGCCGTGGCGCGCATCGCCGGGATCATGGCGGCCAAGAAAACCCACGAGCTCATTCCCCTGTGCCACGCCCTCAACCTCACGTCGGTCAAGGTGGAACTCAACCCCGGAGCCGACGGCGCGTCGGTCCATATCCTCACCCGCTGCAAGCTGTCGGGCCAGACCGGGGTCGAGATGGAAGCCCTGACCGCCGCCAGTGTTGCCGCCCTGACCCTGTACGACATGTGCAAGGCGGTCGACCGCGGCATGGAGATCGGCTCGGTGCGGCTGCTGGAGAAAAAGGGCGGTCGCAGCGGTCACTGGGTTGCGCCCGGATCCAACGCCTAA
- the dxs gene encoding 1-deoxy-D-xylulose-5-phosphate synthase, with product MQDTYIFKEIPSQRPNTPLLDRMDSPAQLRELPADQLTQLARELRAFLLWSVGQTGGHFGAGLGVLELTVALHYVFNTPEDRLVWDVGHQAYPHKILTGRREQMGSIRRKDGLAGFPKRAESEYDTFGVGHSSTSISAALGMAIAARMQNTGRKSIAVIGDGAMTAGMAFEALNHAGHLHADMLVILNDNDMSISRNVGGLSNYFAKLLSSRTYNQVRDSSKRVLQGTPHLMALAKKTEEHFKGMIAPGTLFEELGFNYIGPIDGHDLPLLVETLENIRELEGPQFLHVVTTKGKGFAPAEADPIGYHAINKIEPVPASKPEPVPATPAKPKYANVFGQWLCDAAAQDERVVGITPAMCEGSDLLAFSERFPDRYFDVAIAEQHSVTLAAGLACDGAKPVVAIYSTFLQRGYDQLIHDVAIQNLDVLFAIDRAGLVGEDGPTHAGAFDISYLRCIPNMVVMTPSDENETRQLLHTGLMFQGPAAVRYPRGTGPGAEIEQQLTALLLGKGRQVRDGSGVAILNFGTLLPAALEAAEALGATVADMRFVKPLDEELVLALAEQHELLVTLEENTVAGGAGSAVTEFLNQREVVMPTLQLGLPDTFIDHGKHGELLHDCGLDAEGIRTAIAERMERLRHQSLKAVK from the coding sequence ATGCAGGACACTTATATTTTCAAGGAAATCCCGTCGCAGCGGCCGAACACGCCGTTGCTGGACCGGATGGATTCACCGGCCCAGTTGCGCGAGTTGCCTGCGGACCAGCTGACCCAGCTGGCCAGGGAGCTCCGGGCGTTTCTGCTGTGGTCAGTGGGCCAGACCGGCGGCCACTTCGGCGCCGGCCTCGGTGTGCTCGAGCTGACCGTCGCCCTGCACTATGTCTTCAACACCCCCGAGGATCGGCTGGTCTGGGACGTCGGCCACCAGGCCTACCCGCACAAGATCCTGACCGGTCGGCGCGAGCAGATGGGCAGCATCCGCCGCAAGGACGGTCTGGCCGGATTCCCAAAACGGGCCGAGAGTGAGTACGACACCTTTGGCGTCGGCCACTCCAGCACCTCCATCAGCGCCGCGCTCGGCATGGCCATTGCCGCCCGCATGCAGAACACCGGGCGCAAGAGCATTGCCGTGATCGGCGACGGCGCCATGACCGCGGGCATGGCCTTTGAGGCCCTGAACCACGCCGGCCACCTGCACGCGGACATGCTGGTGATCCTGAATGACAACGACATGTCCATTTCCCGCAACGTCGGTGGCCTGTCCAACTACTTCGCCAAACTGCTGTCCAGCCGCACCTACAACCAGGTTCGCGACAGCAGCAAGCGGGTGCTTCAGGGTACCCCGCACCTGATGGCGCTGGCCAAGAAGACCGAGGAGCACTTCAAGGGCATGATTGCCCCCGGCACCCTGTTCGAGGAGCTGGGCTTCAACTACATCGGCCCAATCGATGGCCACGATCTGCCACTGCTGGTGGAGACCCTGGAGAACATCCGCGAGCTGGAAGGCCCGCAGTTCCTGCACGTGGTGACCACCAAAGGCAAGGGCTTTGCGCCGGCCGAGGCGGATCCGATCGGCTATCACGCCATCAACAAGATCGAGCCGGTGCCGGCCAGCAAACCGGAACCGGTACCCGCCACCCCGGCCAAGCCCAAGTACGCCAATGTCTTCGGTCAGTGGCTGTGCGACGCCGCGGCTCAAGACGAGCGGGTGGTGGGCATTACCCCGGCCATGTGCGAAGGCTCTGACCTGTTGGCATTCTCGGAGCGGTTCCCGGACCGCTACTTTGACGTCGCGATTGCCGAGCAGCACTCGGTGACCCTGGCCGCCGGCCTGGCCTGCGACGGTGCCAAGCCGGTGGTGGCGATCTACTCCACCTTCCTGCAGCGCGGCTACGACCAGCTGATTCATGACGTTGCCATCCAGAATCTGGATGTGTTGTTCGCCATCGACCGCGCCGGCCTGGTGGGCGAAGACGGCCCCACCCACGCCGGCGCCTTCGACATCAGCTACCTGCGCTGCATCCCCAACATGGTGGTGATGACGCCGTCGGACGAGAACGAAACCCGACAGCTGCTGCACACCGGCCTGATGTTCCAGGGCCCGGCCGCCGTTCGTTACCCCCGTGGTACTGGCCCGGGCGCCGAGATCGAGCAGCAGCTGACCGCCCTGCTCCTGGGCAAGGGCCGCCAGGTCCGGGACGGCAGCGGTGTCGCCATCCTGAACTTCGGCACCCTGTTACCGGCCGCGCTGGAAGCGGCCGAGGCACTGGGCGCCACGGTTGCCGACATGCGCTTCGTCAAACCACTGGATGAGGAGCTGGTGCTGGCCCTGGCCGAGCAGCACGAGCTGCTGGTGACCCTGGAGGAAAACACCGTGGCAGGCGGTGCCGGCAGCGCCGTGACCGAGTTCCTGAATCAGCGGGAAGTGGTGATGCCAACGCTGCAACTGGGTCTGCCGGACACCTTCATTGACCACGGCAAGCATGGCGAACTGCTGCACGACTGCGGCCTGGATGCCGAGGGCATTCGCACCGCCATTGCCGAGCGCATGGAGCGACTGCGGCACCAGTCTCTGAAAGCGGTCAAATAA
- a CDS encoding DUF721 domain-containing protein → MKRKSEQKVSLDRLGGTPVLRELMAKAELHRQAEYQVLAALPKGLASGTRFVSLKEGELVLSAESAGKASQIRFRQHEIMEKVREHEAFQFVWKLKVKVSPPRFQEKPTFRKEPLSKENARLLKEEAGHTKDKKLREVLEKLASHVRT, encoded by the coding sequence ATGAAACGAAAAAGTGAGCAAAAAGTAAGCCTGGACCGGCTCGGCGGCACCCCGGTCTTGCGCGAGCTCATGGCCAAGGCCGAGCTGCACCGGCAGGCCGAATATCAGGTCCTGGCTGCCCTGCCGAAGGGCCTGGCCAGCGGTACCCGCTTTGTCAGCCTGAAGGAGGGCGAATTGGTGCTGTCCGCGGAAAGTGCCGGCAAGGCCAGCCAGATTCGGTTTCGCCAGCACGAAATCATGGAGAAGGTGCGCGAGCACGAAGCTTTCCAGTTCGTCTGGAAACTGAAGGTGAAGGTGAGCCCACCCCGCTTTCAGGAAAAACCGACGTTCCGGAAAGAACCGCTCAGCAAAGAAAATGCCCGGCTCCTCAAAGAGGAAGCCGGGCACACGAAGGATAAAAAACTACGCGAGGTTCTCGAAAAACTCGCAAGCCACGTCCGGACTTAA
- the argJ gene encoding bifunctional glutamate N-acetyltransferase/amino-acid acetyltransferase ArgJ codes for MAVGPGTLPEFFPVAGVKLGIASAGIKKPGRKDLVVFELAPESRVAGIFTRNQFCAAPVVLSRRHLAEQAPRYLMINTGNANAGTGERGMKDAQACCQALAEHAGVSANQVLPFSTGVIGEPLPVAKIVDALPAALADAAEHHWPEAARGIMTTDTRPKGASCQVDLDGHTVTISGISKGAGMIRPNMATMLGFIATDARIEPGLLQTLASELGEQSFNRITIDGDTSTNDCCMLVASGQYGGPEITADSPALPQLREALRQIYLDLAHAIVRDGEGATKFVTIAVSGAATQQEALDVAYTVAHSPLVKTALFASDPNWGRILAAVGRAGVPDLDLSALEIFLGDVCLVRQGGRADDYSEARGQAVMDREDITIAIDLKRGEIAETVWTCDFSHDYVTINAEYRT; via the coding sequence ATGGCGGTAGGTCCCGGAACCTTGCCTGAATTTTTCCCGGTCGCGGGCGTCAAGCTGGGCATTGCCAGCGCCGGAATCAAAAAGCCCGGTCGCAAGGACCTGGTGGTGTTCGAACTGGCCCCGGAGAGCCGGGTGGCCGGTATTTTCACCCGCAACCAGTTCTGCGCCGCCCCGGTGGTCCTCAGTCGCCGTCACCTGGCCGAACAGGCCCCGCGCTACCTGATGATCAACACCGGTAACGCCAACGCCGGCACCGGTGAACGGGGCATGAAAGACGCCCAGGCCTGCTGCCAGGCCCTGGCGGAGCATGCGGGCGTCAGCGCCAACCAGGTGCTGCCGTTTTCCACCGGGGTCATTGGCGAACCGCTGCCGGTGGCCAAGATTGTCGATGCCTTGCCCGCGGCCCTGGCGGACGCCGCTGAGCATCATTGGCCCGAGGCGGCCCGGGGCATCATGACCACCGACACCCGGCCCAAGGGGGCCTCCTGCCAGGTCGATCTGGACGGACACACGGTGACGATTTCCGGTATCAGCAAGGGCGCGGGCATGATCCGTCCCAACATGGCTACCATGCTGGGCTTCATTGCCACCGACGCGCGCATCGAGCCGGGGCTGCTGCAGACCCTGGCCTCGGAGCTGGGCGAGCAGTCCTTCAACCGCATCACCATCGATGGCGATACCTCCACCAACGACTGTTGCATGCTGGTGGCGAGCGGCCAGTACGGCGGTCCGGAAATCACCGCGGACAGCCCGGCGCTGCCGCAGTTGCGGGAAGCCCTGCGCCAGATTTACCTGGACCTGGCGCACGCCATCGTCCGGGACGGTGAAGGTGCCACCAAGTTCGTCACCATTGCGGTCAGCGGCGCTGCGACCCAGCAGGAGGCCCTGGACGTCGCCTACACAGTGGCGCATTCGCCCCTGGTCAAGACTGCGCTGTTCGCGTCCGACCCCAACTGGGGCCGGATTCTGGCGGCCGTGGGCCGGGCCGGGGTGCCGGACCTGGACCTGTCGGCGCTGGAAATCTTCCTGGGTGATGTGTGCCTGGTGCGCCAGGGCGGCCGGGCCGATGACTACTCCGAGGCGCGCGGCCAGGCGGTCATGGATCGCGAGGACATCACCATTGCCATCGATCTGAAGCGGGGCGAAATCGCCGAAACCGTCTGGACCTGCGACTTTTCCCACGACTACGTCACCATCAATGCCGAGTACCGGACCTGA
- a CDS encoding M23 family metallopeptidase — protein MNIILVGKRHGQSRVVALNGALVAGLVAVALALLVAAGWTGYQVAVSKAEAAEPTPSELVAHWQARLAEQKSELASVEQQVQQQVDALTLRLGQMQGRLLRLDALGQRFVESGLVASEEFNFNEPAAVGGPEGEGERESFTAPALTAMIKRLESQLADREQQLRLLDKLASRQKLEDEMFVEGRPITWGWLSSKYGYRSDPFTGKRTWHDGVDLAGKEGSDIISVAGGVVTWAGERYGYGNLVEIDHGDGLVTRYGHCKTIKVNVGDVVQKGQVVALMGSTGRSTGPHVHFEVLSNGRSKDPVKYIARSSN, from the coding sequence ATGAACATTATCCTTGTTGGCAAGCGTCATGGGCAATCCCGTGTCGTCGCGTTGAACGGAGCCCTGGTGGCAGGCCTGGTCGCGGTTGCGCTGGCGTTGCTGGTGGCGGCGGGCTGGACCGGCTATCAGGTCGCTGTCAGCAAGGCCGAGGCGGCGGAACCGACGCCCTCTGAACTGGTGGCCCATTGGCAGGCCCGTCTGGCCGAGCAGAAATCCGAGCTGGCCTCGGTCGAGCAACAGGTTCAGCAACAGGTCGATGCGCTGACCCTGCGCCTGGGCCAGATGCAGGGCCGGCTGCTCCGGCTGGATGCCCTGGGGCAGCGGTTTGTCGAATCCGGCCTGGTGGCCAGTGAGGAGTTCAATTTCAACGAGCCGGCAGCCGTTGGCGGGCCGGAAGGCGAGGGCGAACGGGAGTCGTTCACCGCGCCGGCACTGACGGCCATGATCAAGCGGCTCGAATCCCAGCTGGCGGACCGGGAACAGCAGCTGCGCCTGCTGGACAAGCTCGCGTCCCGTCAGAAACTGGAAGACGAGATGTTCGTGGAGGGCCGGCCGATCACCTGGGGCTGGCTGTCCTCCAAGTACGGCTACCGCTCCGACCCCTTCACCGGCAAACGCACCTGGCACGATGGCGTTGACCTGGCCGGCAAGGAAGGCAGCGACATCATTTCCGTGGCCGGGGGCGTGGTGACCTGGGCCGGCGAGCGCTACGGCTACGGCAATCTGGTGGAAATCGACCACGGCGACGGTCTGGTGACTCGCTACGGGCACTGCAAGACCATCAAGGTCAATGTCGGCGATGTCGTGCAGAAAGGCCAGGTGGTGGCGCTGATGGGCAGCACCGGTCGCTCGACCGGCCCGCACGTGCACTTCGAGGTCCTGAGCAACGGCCGCTCCAAGGATCCGGTCAAGTACATCGCCCGCTCCAGCAACTGA
- a CDS encoding Nudix family hydrolase: MTAATPIREIHVAVAVVIRDGKVLIARRPDHVHQGGLLEFPGGKVEAGESVQQALVRELAEETGLTVPETSLEPVIGIRHNYGDKQVFLDVWRTAEAQGTPEGREGQPIEWLAPSSLNDDDFPAANRPIIRALRLPSVLAITGPMASVEQGVARLVAGLKAKPQALVLLRAPELEPAVYRDLAQQALPLCRQAGAGVLVHGAPERFHETPGAAGVHLPWREAATLQTRPIGSEAWLGVSCHNAEQIAHAQRLGADYVTLGPVQATATHPGADAMGWTAFQSLVAAAAVPVYGLGGLADTDAGRARRDGGQGAAGIRFWWPEH, translated from the coding sequence ATGACCGCTGCCACACCGATCCGGGAAATCCATGTGGCGGTCGCCGTGGTCATTCGCGACGGTAAGGTCCTGATTGCACGTCGCCCCGACCACGTGCATCAGGGCGGGTTGCTGGAGTTTCCCGGCGGCAAGGTCGAGGCCGGGGAGTCGGTCCAGCAGGCGCTGGTCCGGGAGCTGGCGGAGGAAACCGGCCTGACGGTGCCGGAGACGTCGCTGGAGCCGGTGATTGGCATTCGCCATAACTACGGTGACAAGCAGGTGTTCCTGGATGTCTGGCGCACTGCCGAGGCCCAGGGCACACCCGAGGGTCGGGAAGGCCAGCCGATCGAATGGCTGGCACCGTCCAGCCTCAACGATGACGATTTTCCCGCCGCCAACCGGCCGATCATTCGGGCCCTGAGGCTGCCGTCCGTGCTGGCCATCACCGGGCCCATGGCGTCGGTGGAGCAGGGCGTGGCCCGATTGGTTGCCGGGCTCAAGGCCAAGCCCCAGGCGCTGGTGCTACTGCGGGCCCCTGAGCTAGAGCCCGCGGTTTACCGGGATCTGGCGCAGCAGGCGCTGCCGCTGTGCCGGCAGGCGGGGGCGGGTGTCCTGGTGCACGGGGCCCCGGAGCGCTTCCACGAAACCCCCGGGGCCGCCGGCGTGCACCTGCCCTGGCGCGAGGCCGCCACGCTGCAGACCCGGCCCATCGGTTCTGAGGCCTGGCTGGGGGTGTCCTGCCACAACGCTGAGCAGATCGCCCATGCCCAGCGCCTGGGTGCCGACTACGTCACCCTGGGTCCGGTTCAGGCCACCGCCACCCATCCGGGGGCCGACGCCATGGGGTGGACGGCGTTCCAGAGCCTGGTGGCGGCCGCCGCCGTACCGGTCTACGGGTTGGGCGGGCTCGCCGATACCGACGCCGGCCGGGCCCGGCGTGATGGCGGGCAGGGCGCCGCCGGCATCCGGTTCTGGTGGCCGGAACACTGA
- a CDS encoding polyprenyl synthetase family protein, with amino-acid sequence MAADFLETCRVRVDAELDRSIAQSSASDRLQQAMRYSVLGGGKRIRPALCLAAARAVGQSSEQALVPACAVELIHAYSLIHDDLPAMDDDELRRGRPTAHIAFDEATAILAGDALQALAFDRLADAPATSAPARLAMVRALARASGHGGMVGGQAIDLESVGKTLTLAELETMHRHKTGALIEASVTLGALTAPAVSETALASLATYAKALGLAFQVQDDLLDIEGDTEVIGKPQGSDVARAKPTFPALLGIAGAREHLATLLSGALDSLRDFGPEADPLRAMADYVVARSH; translated from the coding sequence CTGGCCGCGGATTTCCTGGAAACCTGCCGTGTCCGCGTGGATGCCGAACTGGACCGAAGCATCGCGCAAAGCTCGGCCTCAGACCGGCTGCAGCAGGCCATGCGTTACAGCGTGCTGGGCGGTGGCAAACGCATTCGTCCGGCCTTGTGCCTGGCCGCTGCCCGAGCGGTCGGCCAGAGCAGCGAGCAGGCCCTGGTGCCGGCCTGCGCGGTGGAGCTGATCCACGCCTATTCCCTGATTCACGACGATCTACCCGCGATGGACGACGACGAGCTGCGCCGTGGCCGGCCGACCGCCCACATCGCGTTCGACGAGGCCACCGCCATTCTGGCCGGCGACGCCCTGCAGGCCCTGGCCTTTGATCGCCTGGCCGACGCCCCCGCCACCTCGGCGCCGGCGCGGCTGGCGATGGTTCGGGCGCTGGCGCGGGCGAGCGGACACGGCGGCATGGTCGGCGGCCAGGCCATCGACCTGGAGTCGGTGGGCAAGACCCTGACCCTGGCCGAACTAGAAACCATGCACCGGCACAAGACCGGCGCCCTGATCGAGGCCAGCGTCACCCTGGGCGCCCTGACCGCACCGGCCGTGTCGGAGACCGCGCTGGCGAGTCTGGCAACCTACGCCAAGGCCCTGGGTCTGGCGTTTCAGGTTCAGGACGACCTGCTGGACATCGAAGGCGACACCGAGGTCATCGGTAAACCCCAGGGTTCGGATGTGGCTCGGGCCAAACCCACCTTCCCCGCCCTGCTCGGCATCGCCGGAGCCCGGGAACACCTGGCCACCCTGCTGTCCGGCGCCCTGGACAGCCTGCGCGATTTTGGCCCCGAGGCGGATCCGCTGCGGGCCATGGCCGACTACGTGGTGGCACGCAGCCATTGA
- the secA gene encoding preprotein translocase subunit SecA has protein sequence MFTKLATKMFGSKNAREIKRMRKLVARINELEEQFGNLSDSELQGKTAEFRRRLEDGETLEALLPEAFATVREASRRVMGMRHYDVQLIGGITLHEGHIAEMKTGEGKTLVATASVYLNALPGKGVHVVTVNDYLARRDAEWMGKLYRFLGLQVGVVASGQPAEEKRAAYQADITYGTNNEFGFDYLRDNMAFSTEDKVQRGLNYAIVDEVDSILIDEARTPLIISGAAEDSSKLYKAVNELIPNLEKGEVPEDGEPTGDFTIDEKSRQVELTESGHERVEELLLQKELLAEGESLYSAANLSLLHHVHSALRAHHLFQKDVDYIVQGGQVVIVDEHTGRTMPGRRWSEGLHQAVEAKEGVNIQAESQTLASTTFQNYFRLYDKLAGMTGTADTEAFEFRQIYGLDVVVIPPNKPIQRIDYNDLVYLTQEEKFHAIIDEIKDVTTEGRPILVGTASIEASELLSMLLKKARIDHKILNAKQHESEALIIAQAGRPGAVTIATNMAGRGTDIVLGGNWEFEVADLDNPSEEEVARVKAAWTERHNQVLEAGGLHIIGTERHESRRIDNQLRGRAGRQGDPGSSRFFLSLEDNLMRIFAPDRVKSLMQAMGMKKGEAIEHRMVTNAIEKSQRKVEGRNFDMRKTLLEYDDVANDQRTVIYEQRNEVMSSEDISEMVDTIRADVVDSLVSEYIPPQSMPEQWDVPGLEAQLQTEMAIELPVQKWLDEDSKLYEENLRAKILDEIVTAYKAKEEIAGSEPMRKFEKQVFLQVLDTLWKEHLSNMDHLRRGIHLRGYAQKNPKQEYKREAFNLFEDMLETMKRDVTRVLCHVRVQSREEMEEVERRRKQELEQELARARLRHDQTSATAESQPEGGAQGGQSGQQTAATPETFVRQERKVGRNEPCPCGSGKKYKQCHGKVS, from the coding sequence ATGTTCACAAAGCTTGCAACTAAGATGTTCGGCAGTAAAAACGCCAGGGAAATCAAGCGAATGCGTAAGCTGGTTGCGCGCATCAACGAACTTGAAGAGCAATTTGGCAATTTGTCGGACTCTGAGCTGCAAGGCAAGACCGCTGAATTTCGTCGTCGCCTGGAGGACGGCGAAACCCTGGAAGCCCTGTTGCCAGAGGCCTTTGCCACGGTTCGGGAGGCCAGCCGCCGGGTCATGGGCATGCGTCATTACGATGTTCAGCTGATCGGTGGTATCACCCTGCACGAAGGCCACATCGCCGAGATGAAGACCGGTGAGGGTAAGACGCTGGTTGCGACCGCGTCGGTGTACCTGAATGCGCTGCCGGGCAAGGGCGTACACGTGGTTACCGTGAACGACTACCTGGCCCGCCGTGACGCCGAGTGGATGGGCAAGCTCTACCGCTTCCTGGGGCTTCAGGTCGGTGTGGTGGCCTCGGGCCAGCCGGCGGAAGAGAAGCGCGCCGCCTACCAGGCCGACATCACCTACGGCACCAACAACGAGTTCGGCTTTGATTACCTGCGCGACAACATGGCGTTCAGCACCGAGGACAAGGTTCAGCGTGGCCTGAACTACGCCATCGTGGACGAGGTCGACTCCATCCTGATCGACGAAGCCCGGACCCCGCTGATCATTTCCGGCGCGGCCGAGGACAGCTCCAAGCTGTACAAGGCCGTGAACGAACTGATTCCGAACCTCGAGAAGGGCGAGGTGCCGGAAGACGGTGAGCCCACCGGCGATTTCACCATCGACGAAAAATCCCGGCAGGTGGAATTGACCGAGAGTGGTCACGAGCGGGTCGAGGAACTGCTGCTGCAGAAGGAGCTGCTGGCTGAGGGCGAAAGCCTGTACTCGGCGGCGAACCTGAGCCTGCTGCACCACGTGCACTCGGCCCTGCGCGCCCATCACCTGTTCCAGAAAGACGTGGATTACATTGTCCAGGGCGGCCAGGTGGTGATCGTCGACGAACATACCGGCCGGACCATGCCCGGACGGCGCTGGAGTGAAGGTCTGCACCAGGCGGTGGAAGCCAAGGAAGGGGTCAACATCCAGGCCGAGAGCCAGACCCTCGCCTCCACCACCTTCCAGAATTACTTCCGCCTGTACGACAAGCTGGCGGGGATGACCGGTACCGCCGACACCGAGGCGTTTGAGTTCCGCCAGATCTACGGCCTGGACGTGGTGGTGATTCCGCCCAACAAGCCGATCCAGCGCATCGATTACAACGACCTGGTGTACCTGACCCAGGAAGAGAAATTCCACGCCATCATCGACGAGATCAAGGATGTCACCACCGAGGGGCGTCCGATCCTGGTGGGTACCGCGTCCATCGAGGCCTCCGAGCTGCTGTCCATGCTGCTCAAGAAGGCCCGCATCGATCACAAGATCCTGAACGCCAAGCAGCACGAATCCGAGGCCCTGATCATTGCCCAGGCCGGGCGGCCAGGGGCGGTCACCATTGCCACCAACATGGCCGGTCGTGGTACCGACATCGTGCTGGGCGGCAACTGGGAGTTTGAGGTGGCGGACCTCGACAACCCGTCCGAGGAAGAAGTCGCCCGAGTCAAGGCTGCGTGGACCGAGCGCCACAACCAGGTGCTGGAGGCCGGTGGCCTGCACATCATTGGCACCGAGCGTCACGAATCCCGCCGTATCGACAACCAGCTCCGTGGTCGTGCCGGCCGTCAGGGTGACCCGGGTTCCTCCCGTTTCTTCCTGTCCCTGGAAGACAACCTGATGCGGATTTTCGCCCCGGATCGGGTCAAGAGCCTGATGCAGGCCATGGGCATGAAGAAGGGCGAGGCCATCGAACACCGCATGGTCACCAACGCCATCGAAAAATCCCAGCGCAAGGTGGAAGGCCGCAACTTCGATATGCGCAAGACCCTGCTGGAGTACGACGACGTCGCCAACGACCAGCGTACGGTGATCTACGAGCAGCGTAACGAAGTGATGTCGTCCGAGGACATCTCCGAAATGGTCGATACCATCCGGGCCGACGTCGTCGACTCGCTGGTCAGCGAATACATCCCGCCCCAGAGCATGCCGGAGCAGTGGGACGTGCCTGGTCTCGAGGCCCAGCTGCAGACGGAAATGGCGATCGAGCTGCCGGTGCAGAAGTGGCTGGACGAAGACAGCAAACTGTACGAGGAGAACCTGCGCGCCAAGATCCTCGACGAGATCGTGACCGCCTACAAGGCCAAGGAAGAGATCGCCGGTTCCGAGCCCATGCGCAAGTTTGAGAAGCAGGTGTTCCTGCAGGTGCTCGATACCCTCTGGAAAGAGCACCTGTCCAACATGGACCATCTGCGGCGCGGCATCCACCTGCGTGGCTACGCCCAGAAGAACCCCAAGCAGGAATACAAGCGCGAGGCGTTCAACCTGTTTGAGGACATGCTGGAAACCATGAAGCGCGACGTGACCCGGGTGCTGTGTCACGTTCGGGTTCAGAGCCGCGAGGAGATGGAAGAGGTCGAGCGCCGGCGCAAGCAGGAGCTCGAGCAGGAACTGGCCCGGGCCCGTCTGCGTCACGACCAGACCAGCGCCACCGCTGAAAGCCAGCCCGAGGGCGGTGCCCAGGGCGGCCAGAGTGGCCAGCAGACGGCGGCGACACCGGAAACCTTCGTCCGACAGGAGCGCAAGGTTGGGCGCAATGAGCCCTGTCCGTGCGGGTCTGGCAAGAAGTACAAGCAGTGCCATGGCAAGGTGAGCTGA
- the ribA gene encoding GTP cyclohydrolase II, which produces MAVRYIQTCRLPTPFGVFDMHGFEEPDTGKEHVALTLGELDSSEPMLARTHSECLTGDALYSMRCDCGYQLEEALRSIAREGRGILLYLRQEGRGIGLLNKIRAYHLQDQGADTVEANEQLGFAADLRDYSMCKDMLEHLGIKSLRLMTNNPRKVKALSSYGIDITERVPLHVGRNPHNEQYLATKQSKLGHWLETHQDDEPDV; this is translated from the coding sequence GTGGCTGTTCGTTACATCCAGACCTGCCGGTTGCCCACCCCGTTTGGGGTCTTCGACATGCACGGCTTTGAGGAGCCGGATACTGGCAAGGAGCACGTGGCCCTCACTCTGGGTGAGCTGGACAGTTCTGAGCCCATGCTGGCCCGGACCCACTCCGAATGCCTCACCGGTGATGCCCTGTACAGCATGCGCTGTGACTGCGGCTATCAGCTGGAAGAGGCGCTGCGCAGCATCGCCCGGGAAGGACGGGGCATCCTGCTGTATCTGCGTCAGGAAGGCCGCGGCATTGGCCTGCTGAACAAGATCCGGGCCTACCACCTGCAGGATCAGGGCGCGGACACGGTGGAGGCCAACGAACAGCTGGGCTTCGCCGCCGATCTTCGTGACTACAGCATGTGCAAGGACATGCTGGAGCATCTGGGCATCAAGAGCCTGCGATTGATGACCAACAACCCCCGCAAGGTCAAGGCCCTGTCGTCCTACGGCATCGACATCACCGAGCGGGTGCCGCTCCACGTGGGCCGCAATCCCCACAACGAGCAGTACCTGGCCACCAAGCAGAGCAAGCTTGGTCACTGGCTGGAAACCCATCAGGACGACGAGCCCGACGTCTGA